The following coding sequences lie in one Sinorhizobium fredii USDA 257 genomic window:
- a CDS encoding type II toxin-antitoxin system VapC family toxin, which yields MYLVDTNIVSEARRGTPQAVSWLRSVDPLSIHLSALTLGEIMRGIALKQRSDPKTAAHLTEWLRKLRHDHGDRILPITDQIAVEWGRIAAIRPRGDIDGLIAATAIVHDLILVTRNIKDFEDTDASVINPWETSE from the coding sequence ATGTATCTGGTTGACACCAACATCGTCTCAGAGGCGCGACGCGGCACGCCGCAGGCGGTGTCCTGGCTGCGCTCTGTCGATCCGCTCAGCATCCACCTGAGTGCGCTCACCCTCGGCGAAATCATGCGCGGCATTGCCCTGAAACAGAGGTCGGATCCGAAGACTGCCGCGCACCTCACCGAATGGCTGCGCAAGCTGCGCCACGACCATGGCGACCGCATTTTGCCGATAACCGACCAAATCGCAGTCGAATGGGGCCGCATCGCGGCAATCCGCCCCCGCGGCGATATCGACGGGTTGATCGCCGCGACCGCGATCGTACACGATCTCATCCTTGTCACACGCAACATCAAGGATTTCGAAGACACTGACGCCTCCGTGATCAACCCTTGGGAGACGTCGGAGTGA
- a CDS encoding sugar ABC transporter ATP-binding protein, whose translation MPFDLRSGEVHVLFGENGAGKSTLIQILCGVQKFDSGRYELFGQDIAGLSPVEARRRGISVVFQEFSLIPEMTVEENLFLGHELTRHGRLAKSEMRKRVRAVLDRLGFDLPPAARVSSLRRAHQQMVEIAKALLLECRVLVLDEPTASLTDHEAGRLLSMVEQLRSDGLGIIYVSHRMAEIDRLADRITVLRDGRHIATLPRERATHGELIELMTGRTFEKFYPEIMRKAGRVLMRIDSLSLPRGLAKDVSFEVRSGEVLGLAGLAGCGKSEVIRAAFGLEKSTGGKIEVGGRQLQDHGPREAIAAGICYLPADRGREGLAMHQSIGANATMVALDVRRFARRAFGLRLKAERAFTREIVDRLKIRTPDLNATPDQLSGGNKQKVMIARGMARDFDIYLFDEPTVGVDVQAKLQIYDVIKSLAESGKAVVVASSELAEVLHLSHRLLVMREGAVVGSLEGAEATEDAVLSLFFDNKTAKGKVNR comes from the coding sequence GTGCCCTTCGATCTCCGATCGGGCGAGGTGCACGTTCTGTTCGGCGAGAATGGCGCCGGAAAATCGACGCTGATCCAGATTCTCTGCGGCGTTCAGAAATTCGATTCTGGCCGGTACGAGCTCTTCGGCCAGGACATCGCGGGCCTGTCGCCCGTCGAGGCGCGGCGGCGCGGCATCAGCGTCGTGTTTCAGGAATTCAGTCTTATTCCCGAAATGACGGTGGAGGAAAACCTCTTCCTGGGACACGAGTTGACCCGCCATGGTCGCCTGGCAAAGTCCGAGATGCGCAAACGGGTGCGCGCGGTGCTCGATCGTCTCGGCTTCGACCTTCCGCCGGCCGCGCGCGTGTCCAGCCTTCGCCGCGCCCATCAGCAGATGGTCGAGATCGCCAAGGCGCTGCTCCTCGAATGTCGCGTTCTTGTATTGGACGAACCTACGGCATCGCTGACCGACCACGAGGCGGGTCGGCTTCTGTCAATGGTCGAGCAGCTTCGCAGCGATGGGCTCGGTATCATCTATGTTTCGCATCGCATGGCCGAGATCGACCGGCTTGCCGACCGGATCACCGTCCTCAGGGACGGTCGCCACATCGCCACCCTGCCGCGCGAGCGCGCCACCCACGGCGAACTCATCGAACTGATGACAGGAAGAACCTTTGAAAAGTTCTATCCCGAGATCATGCGAAAGGCCGGTCGCGTGCTCATGCGGATCGATAGCCTGTCGCTGCCGCGCGGCCTCGCCAAGGATGTGAGCTTCGAGGTCCGCAGCGGCGAGGTGTTGGGGCTGGCGGGCCTCGCCGGCTGCGGTAAATCCGAAGTCATCCGGGCCGCCTTCGGCCTCGAGAAATCCACGGGCGGGAAAATCGAAGTCGGCGGTCGACAGCTGCAGGATCATGGCCCGCGCGAGGCGATTGCCGCGGGTATCTGCTATCTTCCGGCCGACCGCGGCCGCGAGGGCCTGGCGATGCACCAGTCGATTGGCGCCAACGCGACCATGGTTGCACTGGATGTACGAAGATTCGCGCGACGGGCGTTCGGGCTGCGGCTGAAGGCCGAGCGGGCCTTTACGCGCGAGATCGTCGACAGGCTGAAGATACGCACCCCCGACCTGAACGCCACGCCCGACCAACTGTCGGGCGGTAACAAGCAGAAGGTCATGATCGCCCGTGGCATGGCGCGCGACTTCGACATCTATCTGTTCGACGAACCGACTGTCGGCGTGGATGTCCAGGCGAAGCTGCAAATCTACGATGTGATCAAATCACTCGCCGAAAGCGGCAAGGCGGTCGTCGTGGCCTCCTCCGAATTGGCGGAGGTGCTCCATCTGTCGCATCGGCTTCTGGTGATGCGCGAGGGTGCTGTCGTTGGGTCGCTGGAAGGCGCCGAAGCCACTGAGGATGCGGTCCTGTCGCTGTTCTTCGACAATAAGACGGCCAAGGGAAAGGTGAATAGATGA
- a CDS encoding ABC transporter permease, which translates to MTSLALLRGRTGVRLGLFAGLPLMLVAACVLTALYEPRFLRAANLMNVLRNASFLTVISAGQMMVMIVGGFDISVGAVVALTSVSTAMALVFLAGWGMTGVGLLVLGCLAGLLPALLLGLCNGLLVSFGRISPFMVTIGTMSIATGLAAYVTGGSPIYDLPTLFLEALGNGRLFGVPGVAFIAVAVVFGLWYLQSQSPYGRYFYAVGGNEKAARQTGIDTRTYICAAYIVSALLAGLTGILLTARVGSGEATLGGNLMLQSISVAVIAGVSLKGGVGKVQNIVLSSLFLSVLSNAMSLARIDSKYHVIVIGLVVLIAVWVEARAGSMETSDA; encoded by the coding sequence ATGACGAGCCTTGCTTTGCTTCGAGGACGCACCGGCGTCCGGCTGGGGCTGTTTGCCGGACTGCCCCTGATGCTGGTCGCCGCCTGTGTCCTGACAGCGCTTTACGAACCGCGATTTCTCAGAGCGGCCAATCTGATGAATGTGCTGCGCAACGCGTCGTTTTTGACCGTCATCTCCGCGGGGCAGATGATGGTAATGATCGTCGGCGGCTTCGACATTTCCGTCGGCGCAGTCGTTGCCCTCACCAGCGTCAGCACCGCAATGGCGCTGGTGTTTCTGGCGGGCTGGGGGATGACCGGCGTCGGCTTGCTCGTACTTGGATGTCTGGCCGGGCTGCTTCCTGCCTTGCTGCTTGGGCTGTGCAATGGACTGCTTGTCAGCTTCGGACGAATCTCCCCCTTCATGGTGACGATCGGTACGATGTCGATCGCAACCGGATTGGCCGCCTATGTCACCGGCGGCAGCCCGATCTATGATCTACCGACGTTATTCCTGGAGGCCCTCGGCAATGGGCGGCTCTTCGGCGTTCCGGGCGTTGCCTTCATTGCGGTCGCAGTCGTGTTCGGCCTTTGGTACCTCCAGAGCCAATCGCCCTACGGGCGATATTTCTATGCCGTCGGCGGCAATGAGAAAGCAGCCCGCCAAACCGGTATCGACACCCGCACATATATCTGCGCGGCCTATATCGTCAGCGCTCTGTTGGCGGGGCTGACCGGCATCCTGCTGACGGCAAGAGTGGGATCAGGCGAGGCCACGCTCGGGGGTAACCTGATGCTGCAAAGCATTTCGGTCGCCGTCATCGCCGGCGTCTCGCTCAAAGGCGGCGTCGGCAAGGTGCAGAACATCGTCCTCAGTTCGCTTTTTCTTTCAGTCCTCAGCAATGCGATGAGCCTCGCCCGCATCGACAGCAAGTATCATGTGATCGTGATCGGTCTGGTCGTGCTGATTGCCGTTTGGGTCGAGGCTCGCGCCGGTTCAATGGAGACGTCGGATGCTTAA
- a CDS encoding SMP-30/gluconolactonase/LRE family protein, with protein MAKNPIYEIHDPRFTNLIVGSARLEELYSGCRWAEGPVWFSDANHLIWSDIPNQRILRWTPEGGVSIFRQPSNFANGHTRDRQGRLISCEHGTRRVTRTELDGSITVLAESYNGRRLNSPNDVVVRSDGTIWFTDPTYGILSDYEGHRAEPEQATRNVYRLDPHAGEVEAIATDFNQPNGLAFSPDERTLYVADSGASHDERLPRHIRAFDVVDGRGLENDRVFASIDDGIPDGIRTDLAGNLWSSAGDGVHCFAPDGSLLGKVLVPQTVANLTFGGPRRNRLFIAATRSLYSVYVAVTGTQEP; from the coding sequence ATGGCTAAGAACCCCATTTACGAGATCCATGACCCGCGCTTCACCAATTTGATCGTCGGCAGCGCCCGTCTGGAAGAGCTCTATTCCGGTTGCCGTTGGGCCGAAGGGCCGGTCTGGTTCAGCGATGCCAATCACCTCATTTGGAGCGACATTCCGAACCAGCGCATACTGCGGTGGACGCCGGAGGGTGGTGTCTCGATTTTCCGCCAGCCGTCAAACTTCGCCAACGGCCACACGCGCGACCGACAGGGCCGCTTGATCTCCTGCGAGCACGGCACGCGACGGGTGACCCGTACAGAGCTCGATGGCTCGATCACCGTGCTCGCAGAAAGCTATAACGGCAGACGGCTCAATTCGCCCAACGACGTCGTAGTGCGCTCCGACGGAACCATCTGGTTCACTGACCCGACCTACGGCATCCTTTCGGATTACGAAGGCCACCGGGCGGAGCCGGAACAGGCGACCCGCAATGTTTATCGGCTTGATCCGCACGCCGGCGAGGTCGAGGCGATCGCCACGGACTTCAACCAGCCGAACGGTCTCGCCTTCTCACCTGACGAGCGCACGCTTTACGTAGCAGATTCGGGTGCGAGCCATGATGAGCGCCTGCCCCGCCACATCCGCGCCTTCGACGTGGTCGACGGCCGGGGACTGGAAAACGACCGAGTCTTCGCGTCGATCGACGACGGCATCCCAGATGGCATCCGTACAGATTTGGCGGGAAATCTCTGGTCGAGCGCTGGTGACGGTGTCCATTGCTTTGCCCCTGACGGCTCGCTCCTGGGCAAGGTACTCGTACCGCAAACCGTTGCAAACCTCACCTTCGGCGGTCCGCGCCGCAACCGCCTCTTCATCGCCGCGACGAGGTCGCTCTATTCGGTCTATGTCGCCGTCACCGGTACGCAGGAGCCTTGA
- a CDS encoding helix-turn-helix domain-containing protein: protein MKYVVDSGGITNRGADAWQQAVTETYFPLDTEYRNRAEFSGSLETWSLGIVGLSKMRCDGILYRRHRRHFLNERDSSILITIPELNEVNFSQGSRTAKCGVGGFLVERGDAPYEFWHGKANSLWVLKVSSASVRSRIGSAERIGALIFDATQGVASYFIDTVKTTVAHIDHIGEAAREAAGMHILDMLCLAIRSDDRVLDSMVSPIRAAHLQRAEQYIRDHLKNADLRPQSVADACGISLRYLQRLFSDSEQSINSFIRNNRLNRCAEELAVTSSKRSVAEIAYRWGFTDQSQFCKHYRAHFGVTPTEARRQALAAALAQR, encoded by the coding sequence ATGAAGTACGTCGTTGACAGTGGCGGGATCACCAATCGGGGTGCGGATGCCTGGCAGCAGGCCGTTACCGAAACCTACTTCCCGCTCGATACCGAATATCGCAACCGTGCCGAATTTTCGGGCTCCCTCGAGACCTGGTCGCTCGGCATTGTGGGTCTGTCTAAGATGCGTTGTGACGGGATCCTCTATCGCCGCCATCGCCGCCATTTCCTGAATGAACGCGACAGCAGCATCCTGATCACGATCCCAGAGCTGAACGAGGTGAATTTCTCGCAAGGGTCCCGCACGGCGAAATGCGGCGTCGGCGGCTTTCTGGTGGAGCGTGGCGATGCGCCCTATGAGTTCTGGCACGGCAAGGCGAATTCGCTCTGGGTGCTCAAGGTGTCCTCGGCCAGCGTGCGCTCGCGTATCGGATCGGCCGAGCGCATCGGTGCGCTGATCTTCGACGCGACGCAGGGCGTGGCGTCCTATTTCATCGACACGGTCAAAACCACGGTCGCCCACATCGACCACATCGGCGAGGCAGCGCGCGAGGCTGCGGGAATGCACATCCTGGATATGCTCTGCCTTGCGATCCGCAGCGACGATCGAGTTCTCGACAGCATGGTGTCGCCTATTCGGGCGGCGCATCTGCAGCGCGCGGAGCAGTATATCCGTGACCACTTGAAGAATGCCGACTTGCGGCCGCAATCGGTGGCGGATGCTTGCGGAATCTCGCTGCGTTACCTGCAGCGGCTCTTTTCGGATAGCGAGCAGTCGATCAACAGCTTCATTCGGAACAATCGCCTGAACCGCTGCGCCGAGGAACTCGCCGTGACCAGCAGTAAGCGGTCCGTTGCGGAAATCGCCTACCGCTGGGGTTTCACCGATCAGTCCCAGTTCTGCAAACATTACCGGGCGCATTTCGGCGTGACGCCGACCGAGGCGAGGAGACAGGCCCTGGCGGCCGCCCTGGCGCAGCGCTGA
- a CDS encoding alpha/beta fold hydrolase, with amino-acid sequence MKALEAKVSKVAWKVKPSWYVVATEDGAIAPKLLRSTARRIGAHTAEVAGSHVVFLTQPRAIADVIDRAARGVAKPGSVDSSASATV; translated from the coding sequence ATGAAGGCGCTGGAGGCAAAGGTCAGCAAGGTGGCGTGGAAGGTCAAGCCGAGCTGGTACGTTGTGGCAACCGAGGACGGGGCAATAGCGCCCAAGCTTCTTCGCAGCACGGCCCGGCGCATCGGAGCCCATACGGCCGAGGTGGCAGGAAGCCATGTCGTGTTCCTCACCCAGCCCAGGGCGATTGCCGACGTCATCGACCGCGCGGCACGCGGGGTGGCCAAACCCGGCTCTGTCGACTCGTCCGCGAGCGCGACAGTGTAA
- a CDS encoding hydantoinase/oxoprolinase family protein — MKKIRVAVDVGGTFTDICIMDEDSGAIRIEKTSSTPDDPMVAILNGVEQGRIDLSEVSMFSHGTTVATNALITRRLPRTAMVCTEGFRDVVEIRRANKEDLWDTYKDVAKPYIPRRDRLTVRERIDAEGTVLEELNEEDARRVAEVLKKRDVRSIAVCFMNSYVNGANERRMRAILKDAMPDVPVSISSEVMPEIFEHERFSTTMANAVCAPVVVDYVSRLSEKLAAGGYERDLLLLHTGGGVMTPGSVKDFSARLAGSGIAAGAIASRFIGNLCGYPNSIGFDMGGTSTDVSLVFNREPRITKDWYIEYGYPIRFPSIEVLTIGAGGGSLAWRDEGGSLRNGPQSAGAYPGPACYKNGNTTATNTDANVVLGRLGTSLAGGKITLDPALAETAVRETVAKPFGMSLHEAAEAIVAVANANMANAVRLLSISRGYDPRDFALVAFGGAGALHGAAVAKELSIPTVIVPPNPGVTSALGCLLVDVQHDFSESFMASAAATDPKDIEEAFLRMEKSAVERLVHEGVPEADMILQRSVEMMYQGQWRSLSVAAPPRIERVSDLIEAFHGEHEREYNFRRDEAPVSIFRIAVKAIGTVPKAAIPEYEATPHRPDPTSRRKVWFDGKAYDADIYQRETLAAGAELFGPAIVEQFDSTTVIPAGMSAVVDNFMNILIRTKG, encoded by the coding sequence ATGAAGAAGATCCGAGTTGCAGTCGATGTCGGCGGCACATTTACCGATATCTGCATCATGGACGAGGATAGCGGCGCTATCCGCATTGAAAAGACCTCTTCCACTCCCGACGACCCGATGGTCGCGATCCTGAACGGGGTCGAGCAGGGGAGAATCGACCTCAGTGAAGTGTCGATGTTCTCGCACGGCACGACCGTGGCGACCAACGCCTTGATCACGCGCCGCCTGCCCCGGACCGCCATGGTCTGCACCGAAGGGTTTCGTGACGTGGTGGAGATACGCCGCGCCAACAAGGAGGATCTGTGGGACACCTATAAGGACGTCGCCAAGCCTTACATCCCGCGTCGCGATCGCCTGACAGTGCGCGAGCGCATCGATGCCGAAGGCACCGTGCTCGAGGAGTTGAACGAGGAGGATGCGCGCCGCGTTGCGGAGGTTTTGAAGAAGCGGGATGTGAGGTCGATCGCCGTCTGCTTCATGAACTCCTATGTGAACGGCGCCAACGAAAGGCGGATGCGCGCAATTCTCAAGGATGCGATGCCGGACGTGCCCGTATCCATTTCCTCCGAGGTGATGCCCGAAATATTCGAACATGAACGCTTTTCGACGACCATGGCCAATGCGGTCTGCGCACCGGTCGTCGTGGACTACGTCTCCCGGCTGAGCGAGAAACTGGCCGCGGGCGGGTATGAGCGCGATCTTCTCCTGCTGCATACCGGCGGCGGCGTGATGACTCCGGGAAGCGTGAAGGATTTCTCGGCCCGCCTCGCCGGATCGGGGATCGCGGCGGGGGCTATCGCCAGCCGCTTCATCGGCAATCTCTGCGGCTATCCCAATTCCATCGGCTTCGACATGGGGGGCACATCGACCGACGTTTCTCTAGTCTTTAATCGCGAGCCGCGCATCACGAAGGACTGGTACATCGAATACGGATACCCGATCCGCTTTCCCTCAATCGAGGTGCTGACGATCGGTGCGGGCGGCGGCTCGCTGGCCTGGCGCGACGAGGGCGGTTCTCTTCGCAATGGTCCGCAGTCGGCGGGCGCCTATCCGGGCCCAGCCTGCTACAAGAACGGCAATACGACTGCAACCAACACCGATGCCAACGTCGTCCTCGGAAGGCTGGGGACAAGTCTCGCGGGGGGCAAGATCACCCTCGATCCGGCGCTCGCCGAAACCGCGGTCAGAGAGACGGTTGCAAAGCCTTTCGGTATGAGCCTGCATGAGGCAGCCGAAGCCATCGTCGCCGTCGCCAATGCCAATATGGCGAATGCGGTGCGGCTGTTATCGATCAGTCGAGGCTATGACCCGCGTGACTTCGCGCTGGTCGCCTTTGGCGGGGCAGGGGCGCTGCATGGCGCTGCGGTTGCCAAGGAACTCTCTATCCCGACCGTGATCGTGCCGCCTAATCCAGGCGTCACCTCGGCACTCGGTTGCCTCCTCGTCGACGTGCAGCACGACTTCTCCGAAAGCTTCATGGCGAGTGCCGCGGCGACCGATCCCAAGGATATCGAGGAAGCCTTCTTGCGCATGGAGAAGAGCGCCGTCGAGCGCCTGGTGCATGAGGGCGTGCCCGAAGCCGACATGATCCTGCAGCGCAGCGTGGAGATGATGTACCAGGGTCAGTGGCGCTCCCTTTCAGTTGCCGCCCCGCCGCGGATCGAACGTGTTTCCGACCTGATCGAGGCCTTCCATGGCGAGCACGAGCGCGAATACAATTTCCGCCGCGACGAGGCTCCGGTCTCGATCTTCCGGATCGCCGTGAAAGCCATCGGTACAGTGCCGAAGGCGGCCATCCCGGAATATGAGGCGACCCCGCACCGCCCCGATCCGACCAGCCGGCGAAAGGTCTGGTTCGACGGCAAGGCCTACGATGCCGACATCTATCAACGCGAAACCCTTGCCGCTGGCGCCGAACTGTTCGGACCGGCGATTGTCGAACAATTCGACTCCACCACCGTCATTCCCGCCGGGATGAGCGCGGTTGTGGACAACTTTATGAATATCCTGATCCGTACGAAAGGCTGA
- a CDS encoding ABC transporter permease yields MQLALPAIIVAVFLGFGLAEPAMLSSGNIANVLKQGALFFFLAAAQLVVLITRGFDLSVGACVSLVSVAASMVMTTVTAMLGPVAGVAAGVATGLLIGAAIGAINGTLVAYGRINPFVATLATMSIFGGLSTTISGGFPIFDLPRTFTFAFNEAWWLFLPAPVTMAVLVGLALHVVLSSTVPGRVLYLLGDSPAAAHAAGLRVRLNLCAAYVASGLLAALAGLLMTAQIGSGEPNLGTNLVLGSIAAAVVGGASLRGGKGTVLAPALGSLLVIGLSVGMNLLQINGQLQPVVIGAILIVGAAFDMLRSRAR; encoded by the coding sequence ATGCAACTGGCGTTGCCGGCGATCATCGTCGCGGTGTTCCTGGGGTTTGGCCTTGCGGAGCCAGCGATGCTGTCAAGCGGCAATATCGCCAACGTGCTGAAGCAGGGGGCGCTCTTCTTCTTTCTCGCCGCGGCACAGCTCGTCGTGCTGATCACCCGGGGCTTCGATCTGTCGGTGGGCGCATGCGTTTCACTTGTTTCGGTTGCGGCCTCAATGGTGATGACCACCGTAACGGCGATGCTCGGTCCGGTTGCCGGCGTGGCAGCAGGGGTCGCGACGGGCCTGCTGATCGGTGCCGCAATCGGAGCGATCAACGGCACACTGGTTGCCTATGGGAGGATCAATCCTTTTGTGGCCACGCTTGCGACCATGAGCATCTTCGGCGGTCTTTCCACGACCATCTCGGGCGGCTTCCCGATCTTCGACCTCCCACGGACCTTCACTTTCGCCTTCAACGAGGCATGGTGGCTGTTCCTGCCCGCACCGGTGACAATGGCCGTCCTCGTCGGATTGGCACTTCATGTCGTGCTGTCGTCGACGGTCCCGGGACGTGTGCTCTACCTGCTGGGCGACAGTCCGGCGGCGGCTCATGCAGCCGGCCTGCGGGTCCGGCTGAATCTCTGCGCCGCCTACGTGGCAAGCGGTCTGCTCGCGGCGCTGGCAGGGCTGCTGATGACCGCGCAGATCGGCTCCGGAGAGCCCAATCTCGGTACCAACCTGGTGCTTGGCAGCATCGCCGCCGCGGTGGTCGGAGGGGCATCCCTTCGCGGCGGAAAGGGAACGGTCCTGGCCCCTGCCCTAGGGTCCTTGCTCGTCATCGGTTTGTCCGTGGGCATGAACCTGTTGCAGATCAACGGCCAGCTTCAGCCGGTGGTTATCGGTGCCATTCTGATCGTCGGCGCCGCATTCGACATGTTGCGCTCTCGCGCACGCTGA
- the torT gene encoding TMAO reductase system periplasmic protein TorT produces the protein MKSNWGSTTFLFTALLASPAHIAHAGDIWPFDVINIDEGKSQTVAYNGLEKAEKPWNICVLFPHMKDSYWIGVNYGIVDQARKLGVHATILEAGGYTEAAKQVSQYNDCLAKGADAIIIGAISEAGLAKSVEEGKRKGVVQVGVINPLKSDLVDAKIFANYDDAADAGAKFVVDQAAGKPSKMVHFPGPQGSGWAEASTEGVKRAIAGSSVELLEAKYGDTGKSEQLRLVEDALQAYDDVNVIFGTAVTAEVAGQALESAGVEDAIIAAYYSNEGIVDLIKSGKVTATVTESPVMEARIAVDLAVRLLEGKEHYNHLSPTMTVVTSDNIGSLDLTRTFAPSDWSPVYSVE, from the coding sequence ATGAAATCGAATTGGGGTTCTACGACCTTCCTCTTCACAGCGCTTCTCGCGAGCCCTGCGCACATCGCGCACGCAGGGGATATCTGGCCATTCGATGTGATCAACATCGATGAGGGTAAGTCGCAAACGGTGGCTTATAACGGCCTCGAGAAGGCGGAGAAGCCATGGAACATATGCGTCCTGTTTCCGCACATGAAGGATAGCTACTGGATCGGAGTCAACTACGGCATCGTCGATCAGGCGCGCAAGCTGGGAGTTCACGCTACCATCCTTGAAGCAGGCGGCTATACCGAGGCAGCCAAGCAGGTATCGCAATACAACGACTGCCTCGCCAAGGGCGCAGACGCCATCATCATCGGTGCGATTTCCGAAGCTGGCCTCGCCAAGAGCGTAGAGGAGGGAAAGCGGAAGGGCGTGGTGCAGGTCGGGGTTATCAATCCGCTGAAAAGCGATCTGGTCGACGCCAAGATTTTCGCTAATTATGACGACGCGGCCGACGCCGGCGCCAAATTCGTGGTCGATCAGGCCGCAGGCAAACCGTCAAAAATGGTTCACTTCCCGGGGCCCCAAGGATCGGGCTGGGCCGAGGCCTCGACCGAAGGCGTGAAACGTGCGATCGCCGGATCCTCGGTGGAGCTCCTGGAGGCGAAATACGGCGATACCGGCAAAAGCGAGCAGCTCCGTCTCGTCGAAGATGCGCTGCAGGCCTATGACGACGTGAATGTGATCTTCGGCACCGCCGTGACTGCCGAAGTAGCTGGTCAGGCACTCGAGTCTGCCGGGGTCGAGGATGCGATCATCGCCGCCTACTACTCGAACGAGGGGATCGTCGACCTGATCAAATCCGGCAAGGTGACCGCAACGGTCACGGAATCGCCCGTCATGGAGGCGCGGATTGCCGTCGACCTGGCCGTGCGCCTACTCGAAGGCAAGGAGCATTACAATCATCTGTCACCGACGATGACCGTCGTCACATCCGATAACATCGGTAGCCTGGACCTGACGCGCACATTCGCTCCGTCCGATTGGTCGCCGGTCTACTCGGTGGAATAA
- a CDS encoding type II toxin-antitoxin system Phd/YefM family antitoxin — MEWQLQDAKNQFSKVVQKARHEGPQIVTLRGERTAVVLSAHDYDALRAGRPTLVDDLLGGPAWDDQLADAVNVRVKTPSRDVAF; from the coding sequence ATGGAATGGCAACTGCAGGACGCCAAGAACCAATTCTCGAAGGTGGTGCAGAAGGCGCGCCATGAAGGGCCGCAGATTGTCACGCTGCGCGGTGAGCGCACGGCCGTCGTGCTGTCCGCTCATGACTACGACGCTCTGCGCGCCGGCCGGCCAACGCTGGTCGATGATCTGCTTGGCGGTCCCGCTTGGGACGATCAGCTCGCTGATGCGGTGAATGTACGCGTCAAGACGCCAAGCCGCGATGTGGCCTTCTGA